From the Aspergillus puulaauensis MK2 DNA, chromosome 1, nearly complete sequence genome, the window TCATGTGCGTTTCCTTCGTCATCGTAAACAAGTTTGgtgcccttgcccttgaatTTGAGTAGTTTCTTCTTGGACTTGAGCAGTTTTTCACGGCGCTTAGAGTCAACAACCAGTGTATCTTTGTCGCTAATTTTGACGACCTTGGGGTCTTTCTTGTTGccgttgtcttcttcttcgtcctcgtcggaTTCGGAGGCATCATCCGAACCAGACTCGGAGCTGGCTGCACCGTCAAGTGCTTCGTCTCCCGCATCAAACCGCCGTTTGACAGAGAGGaagtcctcatcttcgtctgcaTCATCCGTGCCCTTGCTGGGATCGGCTATCGTACCATCGTCGTTAATAAGCTTCGAGTAGTGATCGGCCAACACGTCTTGATTCCGTCTCTCAAACATCCTGTCGTACTTAGTTCggacttccttctccttgggctgctttttctccttttcgcCATCCTCGTCTGAGTTTTCGTCATCGCTAGACGGGTACGCGGTAGCTCGAGCGGCGTTCTTCCGTTCCTTGGTGTCATCTCCCTTGATGAACTTGATTCGAGGCGCACCAGGGAGACCAAGACTGCCAGCGAAATCTTCAAGTTTGAGTTCCTTCAGATTGAAAAtctccttgtctttctgtACGTAGATAGATTTGACGTAAGAGATAAATGCCTTCTGGCCGAGATACTTGAGCTCGGCATCTTTGAAGCACATATTCTGCAGTTGGTGTTTTATGCTCTGCTGCTTGTTCGCTTTGACGTTTATTCGCTCCACCGtaaccttcttctgctcgaGGCGGCGTAGCAttcccttctcctcgctaGGATCCAAGAATAACACCGCACGACCATCGCGCTCGTATCGCGCGGTCCGGCCAACACGGTGGATATATGTATCTGCGTCTTCAGGGCAATCCAGCTGAATAACCCAGTCTACAGCTGGGAAATCCAAACCACGAGCGGAGACATCGGTGGAAAATAGGACGGCGTGCTGCGCCTGCGAGAACCGTGTCGTAATGTCGAGACGTCCACCTTGTTTCTGGCGGCCGTGGAGATGTAGTAGAGGAATACCGGGTTGCATGTGTCGGAACGATTCGTAAACAAAGCGGACTTGCTTCCCTGAAGATAGGAACACAATCGTTTTCGATTTCAGGTTACTCCGGATAAAACTCCAGAGTGTGTCGAGTTTTTGAGCAAGCGGTGTAACGAAGTAGTGCTGCTGAAGTTTTGACGGTGTCGCAGAAGAGGCAGCTTCGTGGACAGCCACATACTCAGGGTCCTGAAGGCTCAGGCGAGCCAGATCAGAAACCTTTTTTGTTTGGGTCGCACTGAAAAGCAGAGTCTGGCGCTGCGGCGGGAGATGTCCTACAATCGCATCGACAGTTTTCTGAAACCCCATATCCATAATCCGGTCCGCCTCATCCAGCACCACCATCTGCAGGTTATGCGTCTCGAAGAAAGCCGTTTGGTCTAAATGCTGCAGCATTCGACCAGGTGTACAAACGAGAATATTCATCCGCCCTAATCTTTCCTGCTCCTCGCGTAAACTCTTCCCTCCAATAACCAGCCCCGCAGAAAAGGTATGATAACGGCCGATCTTTCGGAGAACCTCGAATATCTGAATCGCCAGTTCGCGCGTAGGAGATATAACCATCGCGCCTAGTCCATCGTGCTCGGTCCATTGTTTCCGGTATAGGTTTTCGAGAACAGGTACCAAGAATGCCAGGGTTTTCCCGCTTCCCGTCTTTGCGGCGCCCAGAACATCTCGGCCCTTGAGCGCATGACTGATCGCACGAGATTGAATATCCGTTAGTGTCTTGAAATGAGACGAGGTAAGGCCAGAGATTGTCGGTTCCGATAGAGGTAAATCGGAGAAGGATTCGAATTTTCCCTTCAGATCAATATCTTCGACTCGTTTCACGAGCGAAGAAAGATCCTCTTGAACCCGCTTGCGTTTCAAATTTCCGGCCCGATTCGATGGCTTTGCATGTTTACCGTTTCGAGGCCCGTTTGAGTGAGCCATGATAACCGACAACGAGTTGGTTTGAATCTCCGACAAATTGCAGACAATGAAATCTAACTCGGTCTTCAACAGAGAAACATAAATAGGGCGGTGAAGggagtttttttttctgccgGGCTAGTAACGGCTGAGTCAGCGCGGTGATAAGGCCGATCTTGCGATAGCGTCACCTTGGATGTCGCGAATCGCGATACCCAGAGCTTAACGAACTAATAACGATTGTTGCCGTCATTATACTACGGCGAATTGTGGCAATATCATAGCTGGTCTCAACTATCTAATTTTCATTGCCCAATAATATCCCGATATCACAATGTCAGACGACGAGCAAGATGCCCTAGATGCCCTTGAGCGAGAGGCCTCCGATTTCACCAAGGTGAGTGCATTGCCAAATTGATATCCATTGCTTTACGTGCCGCTAATCTAGTTAGGATGCGGAAATTGATCGCATCCGAACATCATTTGTTTTAGATGCGTAAGTCCCAAAAAGAGCGTCTCCGCCGAATCTGGAAACTAATCTCGCGCGCCCTAGCTACGCGGTTCTTGACCTTCAACCGGGAGTGACGGAGAAGGACATAAAGATACAGTATCGAAAGAAGTCATTACTGATCCACCCGGATAAAACGAAAAACTCGGGTGCCCCAGATGCGTTCGATCGTCTGAAGAAAGCGCAGTCCGCCCTGATGGATGAGAAACAACGTTCATATCTGGATGAATGTATCGCAGATGCTCGGCGGCTCCTGATCCGCGAACACAAGTATACATTGGATTCGCCGGAGTTGAAGACCGATGAGTTCAAAAAGGAGTGGCGGCAAAAGACAGTCCAGGTATTGTTAGAGGAAGAGGCACGAAGGCGAAGGCAGGCCAAGGCGAAGCTACAAGAAGAGGGTCGAGAGCGGcggaaagaggaggaagagattgaagagcGGAAACGGAAACGGGATCAGCATCAGGCATGGGAGGATAGTCGCGACAAGCGGATTGGGAGCTGGCGTGATTGGCAGAAGGGACAGAAGAAGGACggcgaaaagaagaagaaaaagatgaAGGTCTTGGGATGATGTGATGTTAAAGCGTGAAGGCTACGCATTTGACGTTGCGTCAGTCGAGTCTTCATGATCTGCATGCAACGGTCTGTATACTCCGCCTTCGTCAGGGCAGCTGCGACGATCACGATGCACTACCAAATGGTTACTACTCGCGAACCAGAGTCTGTTTCTACTCATAGATGGCAGGCTGTCGGTCCTTTCATCCACACCCTGGCGAAGATGACCTTGTCAGTGCCAGTACTGAACAGGTGAAGATGCATGATGCCTTTTGTAAGTTGAATGTAGGCAGGAAATGTAATAAGAATGACCACGACAAAGACTTCGTCTTTTGCAGAGACTTTGCAGTTTGAGGGTGATTTTCATTGTGGATGCATAGTTCAGTTTTGACCTACATGACAATGATAGTAGCAGTAGACTGGATCCATTGGAGAGTATGGTATCATCGTAACCTTTCGAGGCTCCGATGAGTAGTAATACCAGTTTCGGAACTAATGACTATGACTTCCAGGTGGCGATTCACCATCTTGCTTTTAATGCACGGCTGTCGGCCACCTTGTGTCTTTCTAGGAGAATCAACAGCCCTCTCAGTCCTCAATCCAGCATCTCCTCATCAGACATTCCCCAGCTGCGTAGCTACCAACAACCGTCACTTAACAAATTTTTGCCACTgcgccaaaaaaaaaaaaaaaaaaggtcaaCCCTGCTTCAGAAGGGCTAATTCTGAATGATTCTCTGGGTAGCTGTTGACTCTTTTCTCTTCACGTGCTGCTGGATGATTGGTAGACAGTAATAGTACAGCCACCACAACATCGAGGCATCGCTTTGCCCGACCCCAGCAGCTAGCGCAGCACCTCGTATTCACTGATTCAATCATCCAACGCGAGGCTGACTTCTCCTACTCGCCAGAAATGATCGGGCGTCGGGACACTGAGCGCTGGGCGTTTGTCGACAGCTTCCTCTCCCCGCCGTCGACAAACAGCCATGACTCCCAACGTCTTCTCCTCCCAAGCTATGCCCATTCAACGCCCTGTCATGTTAACAGCTTAAGCTAAACTCCTATTATATATACCACCttttaaatatctaatactcgggccagaaccagaaacaATGAGGAAATTCGTGAAATTCCTCGGCGGGGAAAAGGGAAACGCTGGAACTTATCATAGCATTTGGTCCGTTCCAGCCCCGGAATCAGGCTCAAGGGCAGTCGTCACAAATACAAAGGAACCGCGTCAAAAGCTGTCTACAAAAAAGCCGCAGGCACCTCGGCACATCTCGAGCCTCAATCATCCGTCGTTGGCAGAGCTCAGCAGTCCGACGACGTCCACATTCTCAGCGCGTACGGAAGGAACATCCATTGCGGAACTTTCAGCGTCGTCGGACGCTCAGGTTTCGGAGTTGCATGCGTGGACTCCAGATGTTCATCCTGTGCAGGTCAGTTCTccgaaggaggagattgaatGGAATAAAGAACAGCCACATCCCAATTACACTCGAGTGTttgtcgacgatgatgatgatgaacctGCCAACCCTACTTCTACACCTACGCTGCCTCCAGCCCCAACGGCAGCACCACCGCCTCCACCAACACCCACACCCAAGCCAAACCCAGATCCGGCATCGGGCCTCCTCATATTCTCTGATACAACTGATACGATCC encodes:
- the dbp4 gene encoding RNA-dependent ATPase HCA4 (BUSCO:EOG09260YMF;~COG:A;~EggNog:ENOG410PFU2;~InterPro:IPR025313,IPR027417,IPR001650,IPR014014, IPR014001,IPR011545,IPR000629;~PFAM:PF04851,PF00270,PF00271,PF13959;~go_function: GO:0003676 - nucleic acid binding [Evidence IEA];~go_function: GO:0004386 - helicase activity [Evidence IEA];~go_function: GO:0005524 - ATP binding [Evidence IEA]), with protein sequence MAHSNGPRNGKHAKPSNRAGNLKRKRVQEDLSSLVKRVEDIDLKGKFESFSDLPLSEPTISGLTSSHFKTLTDIQSRAISHALKGRDVLGAAKTGSGKTLAFLVPVLENLYRKQWTEHDGLGAMVISPTRELAIQIFEVLRKIGRYHTFSAGLVIGGKSLREEQERLGRMNILVCTPGRMLQHLDQTAFFETHNLQMVVLDEADRIMDMGFQKTVDAIVGHLPPQRQTLLFSATQTKKVSDLARLSLQDPEYVAVHEAASSATPSKLQQHYFVTPLAQKLDTLWSFIRSNLKSKTIVFLSSGKQVRFVYESFRHMQPGIPLLHLHGRQKQGGRLDITTRFSQAQHAVLFSTDVSARGLDFPAVDWVIQLDCPEDADTYIHRVGRTARYERDGRAVLFLDPSEEKGMLRRLEQKKVTVERINVKANKQQSIKHQLQNMCFKDAELKYLGQKAFISYVKSIYVQKDKEIFNLKELKLEDFAGSLGLPGAPRIKFIKGDDTKERKNAARATAYPSSDDENSDEDGEKEKKQPKEKEVRTKYDRMFERRNQDVLADHYSKLINDDGTIADPSKGTDDADEDEDFLSVKRRFDAGDEALDGAASSESGSDDASESDEDEEEDNGNKKDPKVVKISDKDTLVVDSKRREKLLKSKKKLLKFKGKGTKLVYDDEGNAHELYEMEDEDAFKARGDAKEQQTWFLAEEAQRTQVADMEDKAVAKQKKREKKEKRKARERELLAEEEREEAVAQLPPYDQDDDMADGYSESGGEEEEPRPSKRTKVQEPEPVPWYKQEKKKKPSGEGQIQTLEDLESLATGLLG
- a CDS encoding uncharacterized protein (COG:O;~EggNog:ENOG410PJYX;~InterPro:IPR001623,IPR036869;~PFAM:PF00226); amino-acid sequence: MSDDEQDALDALEREASDFTKDAEIDRIRTSFVLDAYAVLDLQPGVTEKDIKIQYRKKSLLIHPDKTKNSGAPDAFDRLKKAQSALMDEKQRSYLDECIADARRLLIREHKYTLDSPELKTDEFKKEWRQKTVQVLLEEEARRRRQAKAKLQEEGRERRKEEEEIEERKRKRDQHQAWEDSRDKRIGSWRDWQKGQKKDGEKKKKKMKVLG